One window from the genome of Clupea harengus chromosome 19, Ch_v2.0.2, whole genome shotgun sequence encodes:
- the ddah2 gene encoding N(G),N(G)-dimethylarginine dimethylaminohydrolase 2, with translation MASLCPYGRFTHAVVRGIPESFGKAADGSGDATSTDLAKAQRQFGVLMGALRQKVGLQLIEIPADSELPESWRIEDVAVIMGDTALITRPWKQQRRSEVEAVRRVVTELNLSVVEMGVEEGGSGGATLEGSDVLFTGREFFVGISKHTNHRGAEVLADTFRDFAVSTVPVYGGFRLKNICSMGGPDTIIISNSEGARKTLRMMEQLTDHHYEVLTVPEDAASNCVYVRGSAKVDYLLHPTAEECPNSVTAFQKLPDYTLLPTACSEASKLGGSLSSFCLLINRKPHAY, from the exons ATGGCAAGTTTGTGTCCCTATGGACGTTTCACTCACGCCGTCGTTCGAGGCATCCCAGAATCCTTCGGGAAGGCGGCTGACGGCAGTGGGGACGCGACCTCGACGGACCTGGCGAAGGCCCAGCGGCAGTTCGGGGTGCTGATGGGGGCCCTGAGGCAGAAGGTGGGCCTCCAGCTGATCGAGATCCCCGCCGACTCGGAGCTGCCGGAGAGCTGGAGGATCGAGGACGTGGCGGTGATCATGGGAGACACGGCGCTCATCACTCGGCCCTGGAAGCAGCAGAGACGCAGTGAG GTGGAGGCAGTGCGTAGAGTGGTGACGGAGCTCAACCTGTCAGTGGTGGagatgggggtggaggagggggggtccGGAGGGGCTACCCTGGAGGGCAGCGATGTGCTCTTCACGGGACGGGAGTTCTTTGTGGGGATTTccaaacacaccaaccacaGAGGGGCAGAGGTGCTGGCCGACACCTTTAGG GACTTCGCCGTGTCCACTGTGCCTGTGTATGGAGGCTTCAGGCTGAAGAACATCTGCTCCATGGGAGGGCcagacaccatcatcatcagcaaCAGCGAAGGGGCTAGGAAGACTCtgcgg ATGATGGAGCAGCTGACAGACCATCACTATGAGGTGCTCACAGTCCCAGAGGACGCGGCATCCAACTGCGTGTACGTCCGTGGCTCAGCTAAAGTGGACTACCTGCTCCACCCAACAGCTGAGGAATGCCCCAATAGTGTGACT GCCTTCCAGAAGCTTCCAGACTACACCCTCCTCCCTACAGCCTGCAGTGAGGCCTCGAAGCTCGGTGGCTCGCTCTCTTCTTTCTGCCTTCTGATCAACAGAAAGCCCCATGCATACTAA
- the clic1 gene encoding chloride intracellular channel protein 1 has product MSDDQPQVELFVKAGSDGQSIGNCPFSQRLFMVLWLKGVTFNVTTVDMRRKPDILKDLAPGAQPPFLLYGTEVKTDTNKIEEFLEENLSPPKYPRLAARNPESNTAGVDVFAKFSAYVKNSNPALNDNLEKGVLKALKKLDDYLGSPLPDEIDENSADDVTSSSRPFLDGLELTLADCNLLPKLHIVKVVCLKYRDFSIPRSLAHLWRYLDAAYGREEFSSTCPTDGEIHFAYASVVKVLK; this is encoded by the exons ATGAGTGACGACCAACCTCAAGTTGAACTCTTTGTGAAG GCTGGCAGCGATGGCCAGAGCATTGGGAACTGTCCTTTCTCCCAGCGACTCTTCATGGTGCTGTGGCTGAAAGGAGTCACCTTCAATGTCACCACCGTGGACATGAGGAG AAAGCCAGACATCCTGAAGGACCTGGCCCCTGGAGCTCAGCCTCCCTTCCTTTTGTATGGGACAGAAGTGAAGACGGACACTAACAAGATCGAGGAGTTCCTCGAGGAGAACCTCAGCCCTCCAAA GTATCCCCGGCTAGCAGCCCGCAACCCAGAATCCAACACCGCCGGTGTGGATGTCTTTGCCAAGTTCTCGGCCTACGTCAAGAACTCCAACCCTGCTCTCAATGATA atCTAGAGAAAGGCGTGCTGAAAGCACTGAAGAAGTTAGACGACTACCTTGGCTCCCCACTTCCTGACGAAATTGACGAGAATAGTGCCGATGatgtcacctcctcctctcgccCCTTCCTCGATGGCTTAGAGCTCACTCTGGCTGACTGTAACTTGCTACCTAAGCTGCACATCGTCAAG GTTGTGTGCCTGAAGTACAGAGACTTCTCTATACCACGCTCCCTGGCCCACCTGTGGCGGTACCTGGACGCGGCATATGGCCGAGAGGAGttctcctccacctgccccaCCGACGGCGAGATCCACTTTGCCTACGCTTCAGTGGTCAAAGTACTCAAGTAG